In Crassostrea angulata isolate pt1a10 chromosome 6, ASM2561291v2, whole genome shotgun sequence, a genomic segment contains:
- the LOC128188897 gene encoding G-protein coupled receptor dmsr-1-like: MDIYSKGDLDPYSELLHVNESNISIATDMAIEQTNGLMVFGHWFTKIHGYASLFTCIFGIFTNLFNISILTRKDMWNPTNCLLTWLAVSDILTMIPYIPFSLHFYCIHNFDEISEDKFSRGWTTYMLVLVNLAATTHTISIWLGVSLAVFRFTQLRNTAKGPLARKRSMRQVKCTTILVYILSTLCLIPNYMTNKVVQQTLDTNMTIYVLNDLKLATNETEPIVLANVLSYAIIAKFIPCALMIVFGGSLLYSLGIKGRHRRTRLSAGQPPAKRGTKHSKTTKMLLVVIILFLVTEFPQGIVIFMSAIVPEFYKSVYVPLGDFMDFLALVNNAINFVLYCSMSNQFRSRFLEMYCNRRRGFKYTKKFSFTYSLSSFTKNTSVIDHSLKK, translated from the exons ATGGATATCTATTCAAAAG GAGATTTGGATCCATATTCGGAATTATTACACGTCAACGAATCAAATATTAGTATCGCCACTGACATGGCGATAGAACAGACCAATGGACTGATGGTGTTTGGACATTGGTTCACTAAGATTCATGGCTATGCCAGCTTGTTTACTTGTATTTTTGGGATTTTCACCAATCTCTTTAACATTTCCATCCTGACGCGGAAGGATATGTGGAATCCCACTAACTGCCTTCTGACGTGGCTAGCGGTCTCCGACATCCTGACCATGATTCCCTACATTCCATTTTCTCTCCATTTCTACTGTATTCacaattttgatgaaatatcaGAGGACAAGTTTTCCCGAGGATGGACAACCTACATGCTTGTCCTTGTCAATTTAGCCGCCACTACTCACACGATTTCAATATGGCTGGGTGTTTCTCTGGCCGTTTTCCGGTTTACACAGCTTCGGAACACTGCTAAAGGACCCCTAGCTCGTAAGAGAAGCATGCGTCAGGTGAAGTGCACTACTATATTAGTGTATATTTTATCTACACTTTGTTTAATTCCAAATTACATGACAAATAAGGTTGTACAACAGACGTTGGATACCAACATGACCATTTATGTCCTCAATGATCTAAAATTAGCGACCAATGAGACAGAGCCGATCGTGCTCGCCAACGTACTGTCATACGCAATTATAGCCAAGTTCATTCCCTGCGCTCTTATGATTGTGTTCGGAGGGTCTTTGTTATATAGTCTTGGAATCAAGGGTAGGCATCGAAGGACCAGGCTGTCTGCAGGACAACCCCCAGCAAAACGAGGCACCAAGCACTCAAAGACGACCAAAATGTTACTTGTTGtgattattctatttttagtGACGGAATTCCCGCAAGGTATTGTGATTTTCATGAGTGCCATTGTTCCCGAGTTTTACAAGTCCGTCTATGTGCCTTTAGGAGATTTCATGGATTTCCTTGCCCTAGTGAACAACGCCATTAATTTTGTCTTGTACTGTAGCATGAGTAATCAATTCCGGTCTAGATTTTTGGAGATGTACTGTAATAGAAGGCGTGGCTTTAAGTACACCAAAAAGTTCAGTTTTACTTATTCTTTGTCTTCGTTTACAAAGAATACCTCTGTGATCGACCATTCCCTGAAAAAATGA
- the LOC128190717 gene encoding excitatory amino acid transporter-like — translation MTEKSSTCYDFLSRNSLIISVLIGVGVGFAFGFGLRVVEPSSDALTWIGLPGEIYMRMLKMTILPLVVSTIITGTASMDPKSNGRISGLSLSYIIITNSIGAIIAVVVFLIIQPGKDIEVPSSDNVDTIHTDIKTSDMFADMIRNLFPDNLITACFQKTQTTYSHSAHIVLKNGTNSTVTVTDKSVSSTAGLNILGLIIACTLFGISASKIGTRAKPFTDFFETISIIVIHLLNWIIWLTPVGVASLIAAAILKASDIASVFSSLGMFVLAHSVGIVFHQLVLIPITYFIATRKNPLFFLAVCLRPWLTVFGPPSTAIGIPEMLRILDVKLHVDSRISNFLVPVGATLERMGSCLFICLSALFMVQLEGMPLGVSNILLIGLLSAVGSLAVPSVPSASIVSILVVLSSLDVQVHNIGLLMALEWYNDRIRTTSNTMTIIVGAVVIDKLCKATLSDSQESALETKTIATEASIQVVNENGVTESEKL, via the exons atgacagaaaagagctcgaCTTGCTACGATTTTTTGTCGCGGAATAGCCTTATTATCAGTGTGTTGATTGGTGTAGGGGTGGGGTTTGCTTTCGGCTTTGGACTGAGGGTGGTGGAACCATCAAGTGACGCCTTGACATGGATTG GACTACCTGGCGAGATCTACATGCGGATGCTGAAAATGACAATTCTTCCCCTTGTCGTCTCTACCATCATAACAG GCACAGCTTCCATGGATCCTAAATCGAACGGACGCATCAGCGGCCTGTCGCTGAGTTATATCATAATTACTAACTCCATCGGTGCCATCATAGCAGTCGTTGTCTTCTTAATCATTCAGCCTG GAAAAGATATCGAGGTTCCTAGTTCTGACAATGTTGACACCATTCACACGGACATAAAAACAAGCGACATGTTTGCAGACATGATCAG AAATCTTTTCCCTGATAACTTGATTACAGCATGTTTTCAAAAG ACTCAGACAACTTACTCTCACTCTGCTCACATAGTACTGAAGAACGGGACTAACAGTACAGTCACGGTCACCGACAAATCTGTGTCCTCCACAGCCGGCCTCAACATTTTGG GACTTATTATTGCCTGTACTCTGTTTGGTATATCTGCAAGCAAAATCGGGACACGTGCCAAACCTTTTACAGACTTTTTCGAGACGATATCAATTATTGTCATCCATCTTTTAAATTGGATTATTTG GTTGACGCCCGTTGGAGTCGCCAGTCTGATTGCGGCCGCCATTTTGAAGGCGTCCGACATTGCCTCAGTGTTTAGCAGCCTTGGAATGTTCGTACTGGCGCATTCTGTCGGGATCGTCTTCCATCAGCTGGTCCTCATCCCTATAACATATTTCATTGCAACCAGGAAGAACCCTCTGTTCTTCCTTGCTGTCTGTCTCCGACCCTGGCTGACGGTATTTGGGCCCCCAAGCAC AGCCATTGGCATTCCGGAAATGCTGAGGATTCTGGACGTAAAGCTACACGTGGACTCAAGGATTTCTAATTTTCTGGTGCCAGTTGGAGCCACCCTTGAACGAATGGGAAGCTGTTTATTCATCTGTTTATCGGCCCTCTTTATGGTTCAATTAGAGGGCATGCCACTAGGTGTCTCCAATATACTGCTGATAGG GTTGCTGTCAGCTGTCGGCTCTCTAGCGGTTCCGTCTGTACCTAGCGCCAGCATCGTTTCCATACTTGTTGTTTTATCGTCTTTGGACGTTCAGGTTCACAACATCGGTTTACTTATGGCTTTGGAATGGTACAA TGATCGTATCCGGACAACAAGTAATACTATGACAATCATCGTTGGAGCGGTGGTTATTGACAAACTCTGTAAGGCAACACTGAGTGACTCCCAGGAGTCAGCCCTCGAAACAAAAACAATTGCCACCGAGGCTAGCATTCAAGTCGTGAACGAGAACGGAGTTACTGAAAGCGAAAAACTTTAG